The Inediibacterium massiliense genome includes the window CAACAGGAATCACATTGGTTACTTCTGTTAGTGCAGAAGCCAAAAGACCTATAAAAGTTCCCATTAAAAACCCTACACAAATTACCATAATTTTTCCAATATCTATAGATAGATCTAAGGCACTTCCTAAGGATATTAGAGTTACCGTTATCCCAATAGTAATTTCATAGATTTTCACATGTTCTTCTGTGCTAGTAAGTTGTGCCAATCTTGGTACTATATCTAATATAGTTAAAAATGCAATAAGAGCAGTTCCTACCATTACACCTTCTGAAAATCCTATAAATCCCATTAATAAATTTAATCCCACATATGTTCACCAACCTATTATTTTTCTTCTGTGTTTTTCTCGTTGTTTAAAATATACTGGTCCATACTTTTTCTGTATGAAGCCATCTCCACTTCCATTGGACTAGGTTCATTATTAAATTTCTTTGGAAGGATATGATTAAAAAATACTGCCATTCCCACTCCTATTCCTAAAGAATATGGAATCTGAAGAATTAATGGCTTATTACTTTCTTTTCCTGTAATCATTTTATAAACTTGCCTATGGGATTCTCTCATATTCACATCTGCATGAAAATTCATCAACGCAAGACCAGATCCTACAAAAATAACAATACATACGATCCCTATTTTTACATATGTCCATATATTTTTTTGATCTTTCATATTTTTGTCTATTTTTACTAA containing:
- a CDS encoding stage V sporulation protein AB codes for the protein MGLNLLMGFIGFSEGVMVGTALIAFLTILDIVPRLAQLTSTEEHVKIYEITIGITVTLISLGSALDLSIDIGKIMVICVGFLMGTFIGLLASALTEVTNVIPVVINRFQIHPYIKLVFFSLAGGKMVGSFIYWVFVNK
- a CDS encoding stage V sporulation protein AA produces the protein MNKKAVYIQMKDGLSIEGGQSVFLKDLAVILADEPIKTELLNLEIIQVPKNADNHIVVSILTIIEKMKKAYPNVNVFPIGEAEILVKIDKNMKDQKNIWTYVKIGIVCIVIFVGSGLALMNFHADVNMRESHRQVYKMITGKESNKPLILQIPYSLGIGVGMAVFFNHILPKKFNNEPSPMEVEMASYRKSMDQYILNNEKNTEEK